In Pseudomonas grandcourensis, the DNA window GGCAAGTCTAACAGAACTTGCCTACACGTAAGAGATATTTGCGCTGAACTAAGTTTCAGCAATGCCTGCAAATTTCTCACGCAATTTATCTAGAGCGCGTTTGTACCGCATTTTTGTTGCACTCAAACCCATGTGCATGATGTCTGCGATCTCCTGAAACTCCAGCTCTGCGACAAATCGTAGCACCAGAATTTCCCGGTCAATCGGGTTCACATACACCAACCAGCGATCAAGTCCACCTTTTTCCTCAGGTTTCGGCGTCTTTTCTTCGGACGCTTCCTCGAGGGGGTCAAGACTCAATGCGTCCATCAAGCGACGCTTTCGCCGTTCCTTTCGATACTGTGTGATGCACTCGTTGTACGTGATGCTATATAGCCATGTCTTGAACTTCGATTTACCTTCGAAGTTCTTCAGGCCATACAGCACCTTCAACATGACCTCCTGACAGACATCGTCTGCGTCGCGATCGTTCCCGAGATAACGTGCGCACACGTTAAATAATGTTCGCTGGTAACGCCGCATCAGTTCTTCATAAGCGCGTGTTACGTGAAACAGCTCGGTATGCGAGCGCGCGACCAACTCCTCATCAGAGAGCTCGCGGGGGTCGTAGCGCATGGATAACGATTGGGCTTTATTCAAAACAAGTCGGGCCGACAGTCAGGTCAATGTCCGCCGCAGCCAGCGTGAGCAGGCATTTTGCGGCGGCATACATTAGCAGGGTTTGCCGGGTTAGCGGCTACTCACATGCTGCTCAAGGAGGATCCGATTGGAAAGAGAGACTAGCTCACCCTCATCGGTCAGCAATGTGGTTTTAACCGTGCCGATCTCTTCGATCTGGCCTTCGACCTCGCCAACACGCACTTGTTGCCCAACCTGGTACAGCTCACGCACGTAGATTCCCGCAAGAATCTGGCCGGCAATTTCCCGGCTTCCCAACCCCATGGCCAGCGCTACCGCCAGACCAACGGTTATCAACACAATCACGATCACATGGTTCAGCAGGTCAGTCTTGACCTCCAGCTGGCTGATCGCGACCGAAATACTGATGATGATCACCAGGCCCTGGGCAATTCGTCCAAGCCCTGAAGCATAGTCCAGACCCACGCCTTCTGCTGCTCCGCGCACCAGACCGTTGGCCAGTTGCGCCAGCAAGACACCTACCAGCAACACCAGCGCCGCGCCGAATACCTTCGGCAGATACAACGCAAGCATGTCCAGCGTAGCTGAAACTCGCTCAAGGCCAAGGGATTCTGCTGCAGAAACCAGAAAAATAAGCAGAACGAACCAATAGACGATCTTGCCGATCAGGGTCGAAATAGGCACTTGCAACCCGGCGCGGGACAGCAATTTGGTCAGGCCGGTGCCCCCCATCAAGCGGTCAAGGCCCAATTTGGCGAGCAATTTGGACAGCAGGGTGTCGAGCAGCTTGGCCACGACAAAACCCAACAGCAGCACGACCAGTGCGCCGAACAGGTTCGGAATGAAGTTCGCAACCTTGGTCCACAACGCAGTCATTGCAGTGACGAGGCTCTGAGTCCAGAGATCAAGTTCCATATTCAATCAGCCTTATCAGCAGTGCGAGCAGTAGGTTTACGAAGACGGGATACCGGCGCGACATGGGCCGATCCGTTATTCAGGGCGATCATCAGTGCGGGCAACCAGCGCCCCAGCAGGCTGAACAGATCACCGGCGCCGACCTGGCGGTTGGCGGTTTTCAACACACGCCCCAGGCACGCATCGTCGTCCCGGGTGGACGGTGAGGCGTTGAGCATGTCGCGCAAAGACTGTTCAAACGGATCGTGCATACGCACCTCTCGTGATGTCTGTGGGAGACGCGGTCAGTTCTGGTCGGGTCACATGGTTTCCCTCAGACCCAGCGCAAACGTCGGAACAACCACCACTGCCCCAGCGCCACCGAGACCATCATCAGGCAGGCGATCAGAAAGCCGTAAGGGCTGGCAGAGAATGGAATTCCACCGACGTTGATCCCCAAAAGCCCGGTCAGAAAACTCATCGGCAAAAATATCCCGGTGATGATCCCGAAGCGATACATCGTGCGGTTCATGCGCACGCTCAAGCGACGGTCTTCAGCCTCCAGGACCAGCCCCACCCGTTCCCGGGTCAATTCCAGCTCTTCGAGGTAACGGGTCAGGCTGTTGTTCAATTCGTTCCAGTAATCGCCATCGTCCTCGACGAACCAGGGCAACTTGATTCGCGTCAACTGCCCGAAAATGTCCCGCTGCGGAGCAAGAAAGCGCTTCAACGCAGCCGCCCGGCGACGAATCTGCAAAACCGACCCGTGCTCAGGAGTATACCGTTCGTCGGCATCCAGTTTTTCTTCTTCCTCATCGACCACTTCCGAGAGACAGCTGACCAGATCCTGCACCTTGTTGGTGAGGTACTGCGCCATGCAAAGGATGAGTTCGGAGGCAGTTTTCGGTCCCTTGCCCTCGGACAGTTGCACCAGCAACTCGTCAGTGGCACGCAACGGACGCAAACGCAGGGAAATGACACGCTGGGCAGAGCCGAAGATCCGCACCGACACCATGTCTTCCGGCTCGGCACCCGGGTTCAGATTCACCCCGCGCAAAAATAGCAGCAGTTCGCTGTCTGAAAGCTGTAAAAGTCGCGGACGGGTGTTTTCTTCGAGTAACAGGTCACAGCTGAATTCACTCAGACCGCTGGATTTGCGCAGCCAGGTCCGGGTTTGCGGATGACTGCGATCCCAGTGCAACCACAGGCTTTCATGGGCCTGCAGCTGCAAGGCATCGAGTTCAGTCCGGGCTATCGAACGCGCGCCGCCTTTACCGTCCAGCACCAGGGCATGTACCAGCCCCCATTGCGCGTTTTCTTCCTCGAACATCCGCACTCCTTTGGTCGACCCGCGCTTTATTCAGGCATTTTCAGCGGGCTGGGCGAGATGATCACGCCGTTGTTGTCCGCATAGATGAAATGGCCCGGGTGGAATGTCACGCCGGCGAAGGTCACGGCAACGTTGAGATCGCCGAGCCCGCGCCTGTCGGATTTCCTCGGGTGGCTGGCGAGGGCCTGAACGCCCAGATCGGTCTGTGCGATGATATCGACGTCACGGATGCAACCGTAGATCACCAGCCCTTCCCAACCGTTTTTCGTGGCTTTCTCGGCCAGCATGTCACCCAGCAACGCATGACGCAGGGAACCGCCACCGTCTACCACCAGCACTTTGCCATTCCCCTTGAGCTCGACTTGCTCCTTGACCCGCGAGTTGTCTTCGAAGCACTTGATGGTCACGATTTCGCCACCAAAGGAATCACGGCCGCCGAAATTGCTGAACATCGGTTCCAGCACCTGCACCAGTTCCGGATAGGCATCGCACAGGTCAGGCGTGAGGTAATGGATCATCGAGAAACTCCTGTGAAGAGGAAGACAGCACGAACATCGGTGATGGCTCAGTCACGCAAAGTGACCAGAACAGCTCAATGCGTCATATCTTAGCCGCAAGCCGACCGGAGCGAAATGCCCTTGTTAGAGCATCAGGCTCAGATTGCAGCGGCCAAATCCTGTTGCGCGCCCGGCAAAGGTGTCTGCTGATCGGCCAACCAGCGCGTTACCAACGGCCAGACTTCAGCCTGGGCTGCCTTGCTGACAAGCATTTCCACGTGACCGAAATTATCGCCGAAGCCCTGCTCGCGACCCAGGTTGATGAATTGCTTGTGCTCGGAACCGAACTGCTCGAACAGTTTGCGACACGCCCAGGCCGGATCCTGATGATCACCTGCAGCACTGACCGCCAATACGGGCAACTTGACCTCAGCCAAGCCTGCCCACCAGTCCTTGTCGGCATCGCCGAAGCGCCCGAACAAGCCAAACCAGCGCATGCTTTCCAGGGCCAGGCCGATGGGCTCGTCCTCCGGACCGCGCTTGAGCCTTGAGCCGGACAACTGGGCAAAACGCTTGAGAATGAAGCGACCGCTCCACTCCACCGGTGGAATCTTCAATGGCCAGTAGGTGCGGCTGACTTGTGTACCGAAAAACGCCGCCGAAGCCACCACCGGCTCACCGATGTACTCGCCACCCAATGCTGCTGCCAGTGTAGTACCGCCCAGCGAATGACCGATCCAGTGCGGCACCTGCCCGCTCTGTTCGCGCACGAATGCGCCGATGGCCGGCAGGTCATAGCGTGCGTAGTCGGCAACACGGTTCTTGCGGTAGTCGTGGTTACGCTGGGACAGGCCGTGACCGCGCATTTCCGGAATCCAGACGTCGAACCCCAGGCGGGCCAGGTAAGCACCCAAGCCCAGGCCCTTGGGGGAAAACCAGAACCGGCGATTGGAAAAGCTGCCGTGCAGCAGGATCACCGGCACGCCACGGGAGGACGACTCATCGGCCATGCCAAGGCGTGTCACAGCCAGTTCGACAGTGAAGTCGGGGCTGTTACCGGGTTTCAAACGATAGACATCTTCGCTCAGATCGCCACGCCGTTCGGCGCTGATCAGAGCGACAGGAAATAGGTTGCTGCTGCTTTGCATAATCTCTTGCACAAAAAAGGGCGGCATCCAGATGGAGCCCGCCCTGCTTGAATCTCAAAAAGACCGCTCCCTGTGGGAGCGAGCCCTGCTCGCGAAGAACTTCAGGACACCACGTTTATCCAGGATAAACGCGTTATCGTTGACGTCCATCGCGAGCAGGCTCGCTCCTTCAGAAAGAGCGGCCCGTTTACACCGGATCAGGCCGAAGCTTGACCTTCCGCCAGGAAGAACCAGGTTTCCAGCACGGAGTCCGGGTTCAACGACACGCTTTCAATGCCCTGCTCCATCAGCCACTTGGCCAGGTCCGGGTGGTCCGAAGGACCCTGACCGCAGATGCCGATGTATTTGCCGGCCTTGTTGCAAGCGGCAATGGCATTGGCCAGCAGCTTCTTCACCGCCGGATTACGCTCGTCGAACAGGTGCGCAATGATGCCGGAGTCACGGTCCAGGCCCAGGGTCAGCTGGGTCAGGTCGTTGGAGCCGATGGAGAAACCGTCGAAGAACTCGAGGAACTCTTCAGCCAGGATCGCGTTGGAAGGCAGTTCGCACATCATGATCACGCGCAGGCCGTTCTGGCCACGAGCCAGGCCGTTTTCCGCCAGCAGATCCACCACCTGGCTCGCTTCGCCCAGGGTACGGACGAACGGCACCATGATTTCGACGTTGGTCAGGCCCATCTCGTTGCGCACACGCTTCAGAGCGCGGCACTCGAGTTCGAAGCAGTCACGGAACGATTCGCTGATGTAGCGCGAAGCACCGCGGAAGCCCAGCATCGGGTTCTCTTCTTCCGGCTCGTACAGCTTGCCGCCGATCAGGTTGGCGTATTCGTTGGACTTGAAGTCCGACAGGCGCACGATGACCTTTTTCGGCCAGAACGCAGCCGCCAGGGTGCTGATGCCTTCGACCAGCTTCTCGACGTAGAAACCGACCGGATCGTTGTAGCCGGCGATGCGCTTGTCGACGCTTTCCTTGATGTCCAGCGGCAGACCGTCGTAGTTCAGCAGTGCCTTGGGGTGCACGCCGATCATGCGGTTGATGATGAACTCCAGGCGGGCCAGACCCACACCAGCGTTCGGCAGTTGCGCGAAGTCGAAGGCGCGGTCCGGGTTACCGACGTTCATCATGATCTTGAACGGCAGATCCGGCATGGCGTCCACGGAGTTCTTCTTGATGTCGAAGCCCAGTTCGCCTTCGAAGATGAAACCGGTGTCGCCTTCAGCGCAGGAAACGGTCACGCCCTGACCGTCTTTCAACAACTGGGTGGCGTTGCCGCAACCTACTACCGCTGGAATACCCAGCTCACGGGCGATGATCGCCGCGTGGCAAGTACGGCCGCCACGGTTGGTAACGATCGCGCTGGCGCGCTTCATGACTGGTTCCCAGTCCGGGTCGGTCATGTCGGAAACCAGTACGTCGCCTGGCTGGACCTTGTCCATCTCGGACACGTCCTTGATGATCCGGACCTTGCCGGCGCCGATGCGCTGGCCAATGGCACGTCCTTCCACCAGCACGGTGCCGGTTTCCTTCAGCAGGTAACGTTCCATGACGTTGGCCTGGGTGCGGCTCTTCACGGTTTCCGGACGGGCCTGCACGATGTACAGCTTGCCGTCGTCACCGTCCTTGGCCCACTCGATGTCCATCGGGCACTTGTAGTGCTTCTCGATGATCATCGCCTGCTTGGCCAGTTCGCTGACTTCAGCGTCGGTCAGGCAGAAACGTGCGCGCTCAGCCTTGTCCACGTCGACGGTCTTGACCGAACGACCGGCCTTGGCCTCGTCGCCGTAGATCATCTTGATGGCCTTGCTGCCCAGGTTGCGACGCAGAATGGCCGGACGGCCGGCAGCCAGGGTGCCCTTGTGAACGTAGAATTCGTCCGGGTTCACCGCGCCTTGTACGACGGTTTCACCCAGGCCGTAGGCGCCGGTGATGAACACCACGTCACGGAAGCCCGATTCGGTATCGAGGGTGAACATCACACCGGCGGTGCCGGTTTCGGAACGGACCATGCGCTGCACGCCAGCGGACAGGGCGACCAGTTTGTGGTCGAAGCCCTGGTGCACGCGATAGGAAATGGCACGGTCGTTGAACAGCGAGGCGAACACCTCTTTGGCGGCGCGAATGACGTTTTCGACACCACGGATATTCAGGAAGGTTTCCTGCTGGCCGGCGAAGGAAGCGTCCGGCAAGTCTTCGGCGGTAGCGGAAGAACGCACGGCCACGGCCACGTCAGGGTTGCCGGCGGACAGCGTGGCGAACGCGGTACGGATTTCGGCATTCAGTTTTTCAGGGAACTCGGCTTCCATGATCCATTGGCGGATCTTGGCACCGGTCTTGGCCAGGGCATTCACGTCATCGACGTCGAGGGCATCGAGCGCGTCGTGAATCTGCTGATTCAGGCCGCTCAGTTCCAGGAAATCACGATACGCCTGAGCGGTCGTGGCGAAGCCACCGGGCACCGATACACCGGCACCTGCAAGGTTGCTGATCATCTCGCCCAGGGATGCGTTCTTGCCCCCCACGTGCTCAACGTCGTCTTTGCCGAGCTTGTCGAGGGAAACTACGTACTCTACCAAGGTGATCTCTCCACTAACTGTGTTGGAAAAGCTCAGAAACCGGCTGCTTAAGTGAGCATTTACCGGCTATATGGCCTGGACCTGGAAAATAAGTGAGAATGCGGGCCAATGGCGGCCGGCAAATCGCGCCTATCATATCCAAGATTCGTTACTAGCTTAAGGCCCAAGGTGCAAATGAAACGATCTGCTTTCTTTATCTCCGATGGTACCGGCATTACCGCCGAAACCCTGGGTCAAAGCCTTCTGGCGCAGTTCGAAAACATTACCTTCAGCAAGGTCACGCGGCCATACATCGACAACGTGGACAAAGCGCGGGCCATGGTACAACAAATCAACAAAGCCGCCGAAACCGACGGCTTCCGTCCGATAATCTTCGACACCATCGTCAATCAGGACATTCGTGAGATTCTCGCAACCTCGAATGGTTTCATGATCGAC includes these proteins:
- a CDS encoding mechanosensitive ion channel domain-containing protein is translated as MELDLWTQSLVTAMTALWTKVANFIPNLFGALVVLLLGFVVAKLLDTLLSKLLAKLGLDRLMGGTGLTKLLSRAGLQVPISTLIGKIVYWFVLLIFLVSAAESLGLERVSATLDMLALYLPKVFGAALVLLVGVLLAQLANGLVRGAAEGVGLDYASGLGRIAQGLVIIISISVAISQLEVKTDLLNHVIVIVLITVGLAVALAMGLGSREIAGQILAGIYVRELYQVGQQVRVGEVEGQIEEIGTVKTTLLTDEGELVSLSNRILLEQHVSSR
- the ppsA gene encoding phosphoenolpyruvate synthase, whose amino-acid sequence is MGGKNASLGEMISNLAGAGVSVPGGFATTAQAYRDFLELSGLNQQIHDALDALDVDDVNALAKTGAKIRQWIMEAEFPEKLNAEIRTAFATLSAGNPDVAVAVRSSATAEDLPDASFAGQQETFLNIRGVENVIRAAKEVFASLFNDRAISYRVHQGFDHKLVALSAGVQRMVRSETGTAGVMFTLDTESGFRDVVFITGAYGLGETVVQGAVNPDEFYVHKGTLAAGRPAILRRNLGSKAIKMIYGDEAKAGRSVKTVDVDKAERARFCLTDAEVSELAKQAMIIEKHYKCPMDIEWAKDGDDGKLYIVQARPETVKSRTQANVMERYLLKETGTVLVEGRAIGQRIGAGKVRIIKDVSEMDKVQPGDVLVSDMTDPDWEPVMKRASAIVTNRGGRTCHAAIIARELGIPAVVGCGNATQLLKDGQGVTVSCAEGDTGFIFEGELGFDIKKNSVDAMPDLPFKIMMNVGNPDRAFDFAQLPNAGVGLARLEFIINRMIGVHPKALLNYDGLPLDIKESVDKRIAGYNDPVGFYVEKLVEGISTLAAAFWPKKVIVRLSDFKSNEYANLIGGKLYEPEEENPMLGFRGASRYISESFRDCFELECRALKRVRNEMGLTNVEIMVPFVRTLGEASQVVDLLAENGLARGQNGLRVIMMCELPSNAILAEEFLEFFDGFSIGSNDLTQLTLGLDRDSGIIAHLFDERNPAVKKLLANAIAACNKAGKYIGICGQGPSDHPDLAKWLMEQGIESVSLNPDSVLETWFFLAEGQASA
- a CDS encoding alpha/beta fold hydrolase, whose product is MQSSSNLFPVALISAERRGDLSEDVYRLKPGNSPDFTVELAVTRLGMADESSSRGVPVILLHGSFSNRRFWFSPKGLGLGAYLARLGFDVWIPEMRGHGLSQRNHDYRKNRVADYARYDLPAIGAFVREQSGQVPHWIGHSLGGTTLAAALGGEYIGEPVVASAAFFGTQVSRTYWPLKIPPVEWSGRFILKRFAQLSGSRLKRGPEDEPIGLALESMRWFGLFGRFGDADKDWWAGLAEVKLPVLAVSAAGDHQDPAWACRKLFEQFGSEHKQFINLGREQGFGDNFGHVEMLVSKAAQAEVWPLVTRWLADQQTPLPGAQQDLAAAI
- the rraA gene encoding ribonuclease E activity regulator RraA → MHYLTPDLCDAYPELVQVLEPMFSNFGGRDSFGGEIVTIKCFEDNSRVKEQVELKGNGKVLVVDGGGSLRHALLGDMLAEKATKNGWEGLVIYGCIRDVDIIAQTDLGVQALASHPRKSDRRGLGDLNVAVTFAGVTFHPGHFIYADNNGVIISPSPLKMPE
- the sigX gene encoding RNA polymerase sigma factor SigX, yielding MNKAQSLSMRYDPRELSDEELVARSHTELFHVTRAYEELMRRYQRTLFNVCARYLGNDRDADDVCQEVMLKVLYGLKNFEGKSKFKTWLYSITYNECITQYRKERRKRRLMDALSLDPLEEASEEKTPKPEEKGGLDRWLVYVNPIDREILVLRFVAELEFQEIADIMHMGLSATKMRYKRALDKLREKFAGIAET
- a CDS encoding zinc transporter ZntB, with the translated sequence MFEEENAQWGLVHALVLDGKGGARSIARTELDALQLQAHESLWLHWDRSHPQTRTWLRKSSGLSEFSCDLLLEENTRPRLLQLSDSELLLFLRGVNLNPGAEPEDMVSVRIFGSAQRVISLRLRPLRATDELLVQLSEGKGPKTASELILCMAQYLTNKVQDLVSCLSEVVDEEEEKLDADERYTPEHGSVLQIRRRAAALKRFLAPQRDIFGQLTRIKLPWFVEDDGDYWNELNNSLTRYLEELELTRERVGLVLEAEDRRLSVRMNRTMYRFGIITGIFLPMSFLTGLLGINVGGIPFSASPYGFLIACLMMVSVALGQWWLFRRLRWV